The following coding sequences are from one Thermostaphylospora chromogena window:
- the paaZ gene encoding phenylacetic acid degradation bifunctional protein PaaZ — MTPLRSYVSGRWHTPDDEGTPVHDAVTGEEVARLSTAGIDFAAALDHGRRVGGPALRELTFHQRAALLKALASYLREHRDELYRLSLRTGATLRDAGFDVDGGIGVLFSYSSKGRRELPNDTVLIDGAVEPLSKGGSFSGVHLCTPLHGVAVQINAFNFPVWGPLEKLAPAFLAGVPSLIKPASQTAYLTARLVELIIESGILPEGSLQFVCGGIGDLFDHLTEQDLVAFTGSAATAEKLRTHPVIARRSVRFNAEADSLNCSILGPDAAPGSAEFDLFLDQLVTEMTIKAGQKCTAIRRALVPAPLLDAVAQAAVDRLAKVRVGHPADPETTMGALAGLDQREEVRRAVRALLAVGKAVYGDADHVEVAGADPERGAFMSPVLIRVDDPDLPEPHEVEAFGPVSTLMPYDGVEDAVALAARGHGSLVGSVVTGDPAFARAITLGAAPWHGRLLVLDTEAAKESTGHGSPLPPLVHGGPGRAGGGEEMGGVRGVLHHMQRTAVQGSPAMLTAVTGRWTPGAPRAADGPHPFRKHLEELRPGDTVVAGPRRVTLEDIEHFAEFTGDTFYAHMDEEAARANPFFDGRVAHGYLVVSLAAGLFVDPAPGPVLANYGLENLRFLTPVYPGDELTVTLTAKHVDPRENAPYGEVRWDADVTKQDGSSVAKYDVLTLVAKKEPAEEGS, encoded by the coding sequence ATGACCCCGCTCCGCAGCTATGTCAGCGGCCGGTGGCACACGCCCGACGACGAGGGGACACCGGTGCACGACGCGGTGACCGGGGAGGAGGTCGCGCGGCTCTCCACCGCGGGCATCGACTTCGCCGCCGCCCTGGACCACGGCCGCCGGGTCGGCGGACCGGCGCTGCGGGAGCTGACCTTCCACCAGCGGGCCGCGCTGCTCAAGGCACTCGCCTCCTACCTGCGCGAACACCGCGACGAGCTGTATCGGCTGTCGCTGCGCACCGGAGCCACGCTGCGCGACGCCGGATTCGACGTGGACGGCGGCATCGGCGTCCTGTTCTCCTACTCGAGCAAGGGCCGCCGGGAGCTGCCCAACGACACGGTCCTCATCGACGGCGCGGTCGAACCGCTGAGCAAGGGCGGCTCCTTCTCCGGCGTGCACCTGTGCACGCCGCTGCACGGCGTGGCCGTGCAGATCAACGCGTTCAACTTCCCGGTGTGGGGGCCGCTGGAGAAGCTCGCCCCCGCGTTCCTCGCCGGAGTGCCGTCGCTGATCAAACCGGCGAGCCAGACGGCCTACCTCACCGCCCGCCTGGTCGAGTTGATCATCGAGTCGGGCATTCTGCCGGAAGGGTCGCTGCAGTTCGTCTGCGGCGGGATCGGCGACCTGTTCGACCACCTGACCGAGCAGGATCTGGTCGCCTTCACCGGCTCCGCCGCCACAGCGGAGAAGCTGCGCACCCACCCGGTGATCGCCCGCCGTTCGGTCCGGTTCAACGCCGAGGCCGACTCGCTGAACTGCTCGATCCTCGGCCCGGACGCCGCGCCGGGCAGCGCCGAGTTCGACCTGTTCCTCGACCAGCTCGTCACCGAGATGACGATCAAGGCGGGGCAGAAGTGCACCGCGATCCGGCGCGCGCTCGTCCCCGCTCCCCTGCTGGACGCGGTGGCGCAGGCCGCCGTCGACCGGCTGGCGAAGGTCCGCGTCGGCCACCCGGCCGACCCGGAGACGACCATGGGCGCGCTCGCCGGCCTCGACCAGCGCGAGGAGGTCAGGCGGGCGGTCCGCGCGCTGCTCGCCGTGGGCAAGGCCGTGTACGGCGACGCCGACCACGTCGAGGTCGCGGGCGCCGACCCCGAACGCGGAGCGTTCATGTCCCCGGTGCTGATCCGGGTGGACGACCCCGACCTGCCCGAGCCGCACGAGGTCGAGGCGTTCGGGCCGGTCAGCACGCTCATGCCGTACGACGGCGTCGAGGACGCGGTCGCGCTGGCCGCGCGCGGCCACGGCAGCCTGGTCGGATCGGTGGTCACCGGCGACCCGGCGTTCGCCCGCGCGATCACGCTCGGCGCGGCCCCCTGGCACGGCCGCCTGCTGGTGCTGGACACCGAGGCCGCAAAGGAGTCCACCGGCCACGGTTCGCCGCTGCCGCCGCTGGTGCACGGAGGTCCCGGCCGGGCGGGCGGCGGCGAGGAGATGGGCGGCGTGCGCGGGGTCCTGCACCACATGCAGCGCACCGCCGTACAGGGCAGCCCGGCCATGCTGACCGCGGTCACCGGCCGGTGGACGCCCGGCGCGCCACGCGCGGCCGACGGCCCCCACCCCTTCCGCAAGCACCTCGAGGAGCTGCGCCCCGGCGACACCGTGGTGGCCGGGCCGCGCCGGGTCACGCTGGAGGACATCGAACACTTCGCCGAGTTCACCGGCGACACGTTCTACGCGCACATGGACGAGGAGGCGGCCAGGGCCAACCCGTTCTTCGACGGCAGGGTCGCGCACGGCTACCTCGTCGTGTCGCTGGCCGCGGGCCTGTTCGTGGACCCGGCCCCGGGCCCGGTACTGGCCAACTACGGCCTGGAGAACCTGCGCTTCCTCACCCCCGTCTACCCCGGTGACGAGCTGACCGTCACCCTCACCGCCAAGCACGTCGACCCGCGGGAGAACGCGCCGTACGGGGAGGTCCGCTGGGACGCCGACGTCACCAAGCAGGACGGCTCCTCGGTCGCCAAGTACGACGTGCTGACCCTGGTCGCCAAGAAGGAGCCCGCCGAGGAGGGGTCATGA
- the paaA gene encoding 1,2-phenylacetyl-CoA epoxidase subunit PaaA: MTTPRELQEHFDRTIEREQRIEPRDWMPDGYRKTLIRQIAQHAHSEIIGMQPEGKWITRAPSLRRKAILLAKVQDEAGHGLYLYSAAETLGADRGELTEMLLDGRQKYSSIFNYPTLSYADVGVIGWLVDGAAICNQVPLCRSSYGPYARAMIRICKEESFHQRQGYELLLTMMRGTPEQREAVQDAVNRWWWPSLMMFGPPDSESRHTARSMAWKIKRHTNDELRQRFVDMTVPQAEALGVTLPDPELRWNPERGHYDFGEPDWDEFRRVIAGDGPCNAERIAVRRAAHEEGAWVREAAVSYAAKQAERAGRGGAGVAA, encoded by the coding sequence ATGACGACGCCCCGGGAACTCCAGGAGCATTTCGACCGCACGATCGAGCGCGAGCAGCGCATCGAACCGCGCGACTGGATGCCGGACGGCTATCGCAAGACGCTGATCCGGCAGATCGCCCAGCACGCCCACTCCGAGATCATCGGCATGCAGCCGGAAGGGAAGTGGATCACCCGCGCGCCGTCGCTGCGCCGCAAGGCGATCCTGCTGGCCAAGGTGCAGGACGAGGCCGGACACGGGCTCTACCTGTACTCCGCGGCCGAGACCCTGGGCGCCGACCGGGGCGAGCTGACCGAGATGCTGCTCGACGGCCGGCAGAAGTACTCCTCGATCTTCAACTATCCGACGCTGTCCTACGCCGACGTGGGCGTGATCGGCTGGCTGGTGGACGGCGCGGCCATCTGCAACCAGGTGCCGCTGTGCCGCAGCTCCTACGGCCCGTACGCCAGGGCCATGATCCGCATCTGCAAGGAGGAGTCCTTCCACCAGCGCCAGGGGTACGAGCTGCTGCTGACGATGATGCGCGGCACGCCCGAGCAGCGGGAGGCGGTGCAGGACGCGGTGAACCGCTGGTGGTGGCCGTCGCTGATGATGTTCGGCCCGCCGGACTCCGAGTCGAGGCACACCGCCCGCTCCATGGCGTGGAAGATCAAGCGGCACACCAACGACGAACTGCGCCAGAGGTTCGTGGACATGACGGTGCCGCAGGCCGAGGCGCTGGGGGTCACGCTGCCCGACCCCGAGCTGCGGTGGAACCCCGAGCGCGGCCACTACGACTTCGGCGAGCCCGACTGGGACGAGTTCCGGCGGGTCATCGCCGGGGACGGTCCGTGCAACGCCGAACGGATCGCCGTGCGCCGCGCCGCGCACGAGGAGGGCGCGTGGGTGCGCGAGGCGGCGGTGTCGTACGCGGCCAAACAGGCCGAGCGGGCCGGACGGGGCGGCGCGGGGGTGGCGGCGTGA
- the paaB gene encoding 1,2-phenylacetyl-CoA epoxidase subunit PaaB, which yields MSDWPLYEVFVRSKRGLNHVHVGSLHAPDDETALRHARDLYTRRNEGVSIWVVRSEHITATSPDEKDPFFAPSGDKVYRHPTFYSIPDDVPHM from the coding sequence GTGAGCGACTGGCCGCTGTACGAGGTGTTCGTACGCAGCAAGCGCGGGCTCAACCACGTGCACGTGGGTTCGCTGCACGCCCCCGACGACGAGACGGCCCTGCGTCACGCCCGGGACCTGTACACCCGGCGCAACGAGGGGGTGAGCATCTGGGTGGTGCGCTCGGAGCACATCACCGCCACCAGTCCCGACGAGAAGGACCCGTTCTTCGCCCCCAGCGGCGACAAGGTCTACCGCCACCCGACCTTCTACTCCATCCCCGACGACGTCCCGCACATGTGA